In Marinobacter sp. M3C, the genomic stretch CGCAGCAATACGTTTTGGCGGCTATCGCCATTTTCATAGAGCAGGCGCAGGGAATAGCGTATGGATTGCCCGTCACGAATCAGTGTTACGTTGGTCCAGTCAGCGTTTTTGCTAAGCCCGCCAGCCAGGGTGACGGCTTCGAACAGGGTCATGGCTTCGTTAGACAGGTACTGCTTGCCAGGGCTACCCACCGCACCGGTGATGTACACGCTGCTGGAGCGGAAGTTGGTAACGGTTACGTCTAGCACCGGCTTTTGTAAGTATTGCAGCAGTTTTTCCGTCAGCTCCTGGCGGACTTCTATGGTAGTTAGCCCGGCCACGGGTACGGCGCCCAGGTAAGGGTAAATAATGTTGCCGTCGTGGTGGACGTAGTAACCACTGGCCGCGACATCGCCTTCTGCACTTTGGCTTTGCCCGCTACTGATCTGGGAGTGGCTGTACAGCGTAATATTCAGATTATCGCCAGGGCGGACGATGTAATCGTACTGTTTTATTTGCTTGTTCAGCCCGTTGTCTACGACGGGCTGGTCGCTGCCGGGTTTTACCATAGTGGCCACCAGCTGCGGGGTAATGGCGTAGACGTCTACTTGCTGGCTTAGGTCTTGATCGCTGCCGGAATTTTCGGGCGCCGGTACTGACAAATGGCTGCCCGGTATGATGGTGCAGGCCGACAGCACGACACACGCAAATAAGCCGATCACAAAATTTCGTATCATTAAGGAATATATCCGACTGGTTGAAACTTTTTGACTGGGCACGCTACCGCACGGTTTTCACCGGCCTAGGACAAAAAAGATTCCATCAAGGAAATGCAAACCGGCACAATCGCAGGTTTTTGCTCAAAAATTCGCTACTGCAATGTGTTTACCGGCTGAGCGACGCTATGCGTGTACTATGCCCATACTAAGCCGACGCTAAGGCCGACAGCGGCACTTTTACCCTTTGTTGCTTCTGCATAAAGGTGATCAGCACGATGGCTCTTTCATCGCCGTCATAACTTTGAAAAATGGCGTTGATACCGCTAAACGGGCCACCTTCAAGCTTCAACTCCTGGCCCTTTTGAAGGCCGTCCTGATTATTGATGCCGTCCAAAGTTTTCTGTATTTGCTGCATTATGGTGTCTGCCAGCACGGCCGGGCGCCCACCAAAAATGACTACGCGGCTGACGCCACGGGTTGAGCGTATTTTTGACCAAAGCGGATCCTCCGTCTGCATGTTGATGAACAGGTAACCTTTGAACAGTGGCTCTTCAACCCAGGTACGCTTGAGGTTGCGGATGCGCTGCACGGTAATTTTCGGGAAAAAGGATTCGATACCTTGTTGCGATAAATTAACGAATGCTCTGTCGCCTTCCAGCGGTTTGTACTGAACCACGTACCAAGCCATGCCGCGCCCCCGTTGTTGCGCTGAGTAGTTCCTAGTAAAGCATTTGGAACCTCAATTGGAGTACAAAGTATACCGATCAAAATACTCTATACAAGTAACAAAAATCGGATTTTCGTGTTTTTTTGTAGCATTAGTATTCATATTAAGGATTTTCCCGATCGGCTAACGGCCGGACAATTCGTTTTGAATATTATTTGCTAGGTCAGCCAACGCGTTTTGTTCCGCTGGCGTTAGGGTGCCGGCCGCTTGCGCCTGCGTCACTAAATTGGCGGCCTGCTGCAGGCCCTGGGTGCTCATAGCACTGAGCGGGAATGAGGCAACAACTGCCTGCAGGCGCTGCAGAGCTGCGGCAGCCGAGGGCGGGCTAACTGGCAGAATAACAATCGTTGGCGGGGTTATGGTCATTGGCGGGGTTATGATGGCGGTGGGTGGAATAACCGATACTTCCCCGCTGCGGGCAAGCCCGGCGCCAAAGGCCAGTACCAACAGAATGACGGTGTGTAACGCCTGATTAGGTTTCAAAATAAGTCCTCCCAAAACCAGTATCCGGTGATAATCCAGCGGCGGCCATCCAGCCGGTTGGTGACATCGCCCATACCGAGTGTTATTTGGCTGTTGTAGCGCAGGAATGGGCGAATACCCAGGCCTACCATGACCTCGTCGCCACTCCAGGATGTGCTGGCAGAGAAGCGTGAGGTGAAGCCAATGCCGGCGCCAAAAAAGCCGGCCGGGTCGCGTTCCAGATTTTTTACGCCAGTGCCATAACCGGCGCTGAGCATCAGCGGCAGGTAACCGGAGGCGCTCAGGCTGATGTCGATGATGGTAGAGCCGGCAATGAAGTAGTTGCTGTCGATGTTTTTGGCAGAACCCCAGCTTGCCGCGTTAGCCACACCCAGGGCGACACTGCTGATGCCGCTGCTGCCAAATCCTGGTAACTGACGAAACACCCGGGCGCTGACGTTGCCGTCTTCGCCAAAGTCGTTTGGGTCTACACTTAGAATACCAACGCTTAAATCTGCGCCTATCGATTGACTGGCATCGCCGAAACCCAAGCCCACGGCGCCTGAACCGTCCATGCTGGAGCCCTGAACGCGGTCACGCACGTCGGTTATGGCGCCGGCCGCAAACATGGAACCCCCGGGCAGGCCAAAACCGCTGTTGATGCCAAAGGTGGACACGTTGGGCGGCGGTACCGCCATCATGCCCAGTCCGAGGGTGGACATTCGCCGCTGCAGGGCCGCGGACGGCTCTGAGTTGCCGGCAGGCTGAGACAGGCTACGCAGGTAGTCCAAAAACTCCTGTTCTGACAGTGCGTTTTGCCCCTGGGCCAGCGATGCTGGCAACACCAGTGCGGCAACTAAAATCTGCAGAAGGCGCCGTTTACCACTGGTCGCACGGCGGGGGGGTCGCTCCAGTAATACAGCAATGCCTTCTGCAGAACCCGTTTGCGCCACGGATGTTTCCGCAGCGTTTCTAAGCGCTTGGTGCATCAAACAATCTCCTAGGTTTGGGGATCGAAAGCTTCAAAGTTTCCCAGCGTTTCGGGCTCTGCCCCACTGCCGTCCACATTGGAGCCGTCACCGAAGGTGTTGTCGGAAATGCTGCTGTGCTCTAGGCCGCTCCACTTTTGCAGCATAAGATGCCTTGCAGACAGGTCCTGGTTTGCAAAGCCAGCGTGTGATGGGCCTTGCCCGCCAACGCTCGAGTGGTTTTTCGCAAAGTCTGCAAATAGCTCCGCCATTTGCATTAAGTGCTTACGGATGCCACCCATCTGCTCCTACTCCATTAGCGTACAATTTTCTTTAACATGTGCAAAAGTAGTATTTACAGACGGTCAAGTCAAGATGGTTTGCTTTGATTTTGATGAAGGTGGTACTGAAGGGCTTGGCCTACCATCAAACACAAATGTCGTCTGAGCTGCCAGGGCTTGTGTACAGTCTGACCGGGAGCGACGTCACAAACGAGCGCTGCCAGTTGTTTGAAACGCCATCGTAAATGACGTGTTTGCCTTTTTCATGAATCAGAACACTCAGTCGACTTACGGCCGCCATGTAATGCGACAAGTCCAGCATATCTTCCGACTGATGAATACCCAACCACTGCGGGGTTATCGACACGGAAGAAAAAGCGCCTTCCAAGGCCGTAATCTGCGCCGGTAAGCCTGCTTCATGCGCCGGGTTTTCAAGAGTGAAATCGACACCCACATCGGCCAACAAGAACATGATCTGCCGCAGCTCTCGATATTCACGCACAAACAAAAGATTATTGCTGTCAACCGCAACTGAAAGGTTGTAGCCCGCCAAGGTAAGCGTTTCTGAAGCCTCTGCAAGCAAGCGGCAGAAACGTTCAACGAGTAGCAGACGTACATTAATTTTTAGTATGATCTGGGCGTACCGAAATAAACCCGATGGCCTCGACAGGCTGTTAGCAGAACTGCAGCTTGACAATACTCGCTCTAAACCGGCCACCGCCTCGTTCAGGCTGGCAACCGACAGCGCTTCGCGGCCTTGCTCACCGGGCTCTTCACCATACTCTGCCCCTTCCAAGGCAAACACGAATCCGACCAAATCCGTTCTGCGACTGTAAACCGCAACGCCTTTGAGGGTGCTTTCGTACGCAGAATACGCAGAATCCAAAGTTGTACTGCAGCGTGGTTGCTTTTTGTTCAGCCTTGTATTGCGTAACATGTGCTACCCTCTCGATATAAGACTCTAAAACAAACGAGCATCCTAAATGCAACCCGTGCAACGAACCGGATGTAAATTACAAAATATTAATATATATATGCATATAACAAAAGTGTGACACAGTTTTGATTTTCAACAGACGAACAAGTTAAAGTAAAATCGCAATGACAGCCCCCGCTTGTACTTGATATTAGTACCATGCTGCCGGAACTGTCAATAATTATGACGATACAAAAGAGATACGTATGAAAAGTATGAGTTCTGAGGTAGATATCGTACTTTCAAGGATGAAGAAGATTTTTGGCGTCGAGCGGGACGCTGACCTAGCGCGAGCGCTCGCGATCAGTCCACAAACGCTAAGCTCCTGGAGGCAACGCGCAGCGGTTCCTTACGCACTGTGCGTAGAGTGCGCGAAAACCAAAGGTGCTTCTTTAGACTGGCTCCTGTATGGCGAAGGCCAAATGATGCGCGACAACTCAGCCAGCCCCGCCGCCTTTAATCACAACGTAACGGATGAAGATTCGGTCATACGAATGCAGATTTACGAAATTCTTGAGACCCTTTCCCACGAAGATTTAGAAGACATTCTAAGTGAGGCAGCACACCGGCAACGGTTGCGTGCGCTGGAGCACCGATTTGAAACCCTACAGGCACAGTTTTTCTACAATCAGGAAAGCGACGGCAGCGTACCGGGTAAAAAGACGGCCTGAGGGCAGGATTTCGCTGGGTACAACTTAATAAAAAGGACGATCTGCTCTGATTAGCAATTCGTCTTCACTTATTCTCACACTCAGAATAATGTCTTTATTGCTCGCCCTCACCGGATAAAATTTATTTTTTTCGGTGTCATCCTTGGCAAATTGTTTAATCAGACCTAGCACCAGGTACACTATCAGCAAATCCATTAGTAAAAGAAAAACGGCGAGAATATAAAGCCTTTCAAGAAAAAGAACGTACAAAGCGCAAGATAACAATAGAATAGCAAGGCCTAGCAGCGCCGACGCCTGATTGTACCTGTGTTGCATATGATCACCCCACCCCTTGCGGCTTACTCAATAATGTTGTCAAGAGCAACAACCAGATCACTAAGCGAAACAAGAATTCTGAGCAGCAGCCTATCCCTCTTCTCACCGTCGTCAGTAGAAGACAGTGTTGTTGCTTTTCTGGTCAATTTCAGTGTGTGACGCGCAGCTTGTTCGGCTGCTTTAACCTTGCTTATTCCTTCGTCCGTTAAACAGTCTCTCGCTTCAATGTCACTCATTGTGATCAGCAACGATTGCAGCACAGATTCTGAAATTAGATGAATATTGCAGGTATTAAGGCAGGCCCAAATTTTATCCTGAAGCATACGACGGGCATTAGACAAAGCCTCTGAGAAACCTTTCAGATACTCAGCATCTTCGGCGGCATTTTCTGGTTGACCGCATGTCGCCAAGTAACTCAAAAAGCCGGCTTCCACCAGGGGGCCCGACTGCAAATGACCCTGCACACCGTCACACCCCAAAGCTTTCAATACGTTATGTTGAGCGGAGCGCTCGACGCCTTTGGCATACACGGTTACGCCGTGCCGAGCGGCCAGGCAAACTACGTTTCGCACCAAACGCATGTCAGTTAAATTGTGCTCCAGGTTTTTCAGACAGTGGCGGGCTATCTTTAACGACCGTACCGAAACCGGTTTGGCTTCCAACAGCTGAGCATCGCTGAAAACAAAATCATCAACTGAGAAATCCACCCCGTAAACGCCAAGTGCTCGGAGTGAGGACACCAAGGCACCAAAATCAGCTAGCTTGCTACTATTTACAATATCAATACTGAGAAAACTGAAGGCTCTGGACGAAAACCCATTCATGACAATCAACATTCGCTCAACGAACTCAGGTTTCGCCAACTGCTCTGCTTCAATATTGATACACAGCTTTGTGTAATGACCGGACTTGTACCAACGCTCTAGCGTGATAAGCGCCAGGTCCAATACCCAAAGACTGATATCGTCATAAATAGGTAGGCTTTTTAATTTGGCCAAAAACTCAACAGGCTCTTTAATGCCCTTGCCTGGGTCATTCCAGCGCAGTAATGCTTCTGCACTATGGGGAACTGCAGAGTTAAATTGCATCAAAGGCTGAAAGTACAGACAGAAGTCCCCGCGGCGAAATGCATCGGTAATACGCCTGCCTTCAACTTCTTGCCAGTCCTTGCGATTTTTGCCCTCGCTGTAAAAACACCACCTGTTTAGACCAATCAGTAATGACTGGTAATGGGCCTCGCGGGCCTTGGTCAGCATTTCGAGCGCCACGGGGGGCTCCCAAACACTCCAGACATAAACACCCGCATTTACCGGGAAAGTGTAGGTATTGCCTTCTAACACCACGGGCTCTGACAAGTCGCCAAAAATATTTTCCAGGATCTTTTTATAGTCTGCCCGGTCTTGAAGAATAATAAGAAAACCATTTTTTTCGTGACGTGACAAGAAAACGCCGCGCTCCTCCCAAAGTTTTATACGCAGCGCCAACTTTAAAATGATGGCAGCAACTCTGACCTCTGGCAGCACCTTAGTTTGCTGCCAGTTTTCAAGTGAAAAAATGGCGACCGCATAAATTCTAGACTGCCTTAAGCCTGTCTGACCAAACATTTCCAGCTTGCGCTTTGCCGCGAAGCCATTCGGCAAGCCTGATTGAATATCCAGAAACATTCGTTCTTGCAAGTCTGCCTGAACCCAGTCGGACAGTTTTTTAAGGCGGA encodes the following:
- a CDS encoding EAL domain-containing protein — translated: MMLIKGGKKSVDTGRPVSTKVPRAPMFYSQVFYELPIPGFIVDVEAGSKIVDANWAAVDAFDTTPSKIIGSAFPELFVVNSPDSCLDHDQLPSIGSEFTCHFMASGLQSSIEISGVSRFDIDGKTFATILFRLKKLSDWVQADLQERMFLDIQSGLPNGFAAKRKLEMFGQTGLRQSRIYAVAIFSLENWQQTKVLPEVRVAAIILKLALRIKLWEERGVFLSRHEKNGFLIILQDRADYKKILENIFGDLSEPVVLEGNTYTFPVNAGVYVWSVWEPPVALEMLTKAREAHYQSLLIGLNRWCFYSEGKNRKDWQEVEGRRITDAFRRGDFCLYFQPLMQFNSAVPHSAEALLRWNDPGKGIKEPVEFLAKLKSLPIYDDISLWVLDLALITLERWYKSGHYTKLCINIEAEQLAKPEFVERMLIVMNGFSSRAFSFLSIDIVNSSKLADFGALVSSLRALGVYGVDFSVDDFVFSDAQLLEAKPVSVRSLKIARHCLKNLEHNLTDMRLVRNVVCLAARHGVTVYAKGVERSAQHNVLKALGCDGVQGHLQSGPLVEAGFLSYLATCGQPENAAEDAEYLKGFSEALSNARRMLQDKIWACLNTCNIHLISESVLQSLLITMSDIEARDCLTDEGISKVKAAEQAARHTLKLTRKATTLSSTDDGEKRDRLLLRILVSLSDLVVALDNIIE
- a CDS encoding helix-turn-helix domain-containing protein, with protein sequence MKSMSSEVDIVLSRMKKIFGVERDADLARALAISPQTLSSWRQRAAVPYALCVECAKTKGASLDWLLYGEGQMMRDNSASPAAFNHNVTDEDSVIRMQIYEILETLSHEDLEDILSEAAHRQRLRALEHRFETLQAQFFYNQESDGSVPGKKTA
- the rfaH gene encoding transcription/translation regulatory transformer protein RfaH encodes the protein MAWYVVQYKPLEGDRAFVNLSQQGIESFFPKITVQRIRNLKRTWVEEPLFKGYLFINMQTEDPLWSKIRSTRGVSRVVIFGGRPAVLADTIMQQIQKTLDGINNQDGLQKGQELKLEGGPFSGINAIFQSYDGDERAIVLITFMQKQQRVKVPLSALASA
- a CDS encoding polysaccharide export protein; translation: MIRNFVIGLFACVVLSACTIIPGSHLSVPAPENSGSDQDLSQQVDVYAITPQLVATMVKPGSDQPVVDNGLNKQIKQYDYIVRPGDNLNITLYSHSQISSGQSQSAEGDVAASGYYVHHDGNIIYPYLGAVPVAGLTTIEVRQELTEKLLQYLQKPVLDVTVTNFRSSSVYITGAVGSPGKQYLSNEAMTLFEAVTLAGGLSKNADWTNVTLIRDGQSIRYSLRLLYENGDSRQNVLLRPNDAIHIATDDAAKVFVLGEVGRPQTISLGRTGLTLADALTQAGGFSQTTADASGIFVVRRAAPDSGILAQVFQLNAKNAIALVLADQFMLEKRDIVYITAAPVARWNRIIAQLLPTVQPLFLINAINDNLINNE